The Panicum virgatum strain AP13 chromosome 6K, P.virgatum_v5, whole genome shotgun sequence nucleotide sequence ccgaggtccctggccgtgggaaaaaggaacagagggaggatggccggcctttaccggcgcctcggctcaccggcggcgaggtctggGTTGGGGGAAACGAAGAAGAGGCCGAGACGAACCCAAAGGTGGTCTTTTTGGGGCTCGGGGTGGTCGGATTGGGGGTTCCCCgcggcgaggtgcggcggcggcttgggtagctcgccggcgaccgttCTGCGGCGGCGGATTGGGGTGGGGAAGATGCCTGGGAGATGCGCAGTACTCGTGTGGTGCTAATGGCGGGGTCTGTGGGGGCGGATCGGGTCTGAAATGGTgggttcgcggcggcggcttgcttgCCGGCGTTCAagtagatggcggcggcgctctggtgGCGATTGGGAGGAGAAGCCGGACCTAGGAGCTTCAGTGGAGCGAGGCGAAGCTCGTGGTGCCTCGGGTTTGAGCCAGGTGAGGGTGGaagggggtcggcggcggccgagcggagctcgccggcaaccacGGAGGGGGCAGCAGCGTTCTGGGGTTTTCGGAGCAGCGAGCGGGCAAAGGAGTGGGGGAAAAGAAGGTTGCGGTGCTCTGGGTTCTCAAGCGCGCGCGAATTGGTGGTCTGGGGTACTGCAGCGGGCTCGCCACCGCGGCGTTGAGGTGGCGGCGGTACGGCGGCTCTGGAAGCGGCGAGGGTGCGTGGCACGGCCTGGGAGCACCAGCGCGAGGAAGGAGGGCGGTGGGGCGGCTCCGGGGCGACGCGTAGGTGCCAGCGCGAAGCAAAGGCGAAGTCGGAGTTGGCCTGCGGCCggtccagcgcggcggcgggcggcgtggcgctgtCGGCGGGAAACAGAGGAGCAGGCAGGCCAAGGAGGAAGACAGGGACCTAaacgcaatttccaaaaattttagGGACCAAACTGTAAAGCCTTGATAActattaatctagggctcaaatgaaaaagtgcccaacatgaaagttgttcagtttttcaagatctacaacattgatgttgagcaaaaatttatttgatcaaagattcaagagctaaatttgaaaacatagaagggaatttgaatttaaaggaaacttgactttttcaatgaaatttcacttcaaacttgggctgatttgaaaagtttcctgccaagcaataaatgcactgaaattttgcaaaatcaccctccacaaaagctataaatgCACACCCCATTCAAaataactatagaaaggaccttgcataaaatcataattacacatataacctttatatttacaaaaagatcctttttcaagcaaatcaagcacatgatgcataatttggttctaattaccctaaattgtctatttaaaaacctgggccgttacagtatctgtcacatcgaatcttcgaacacatgcatgagcattaaatgtagtagaaaaaataactaattacatagtataACTGTttatacgagatgaatcttttaagcctaattagtccatgattggacatattaattgtcaaataacaatgaaatgtgcgAAAGAGtatgtagcctagtggttataagagcctcggtagcacctgaggtcctaggttcgactccccatgggagcgaaatttctggaatttaacggcgttgtgcattcagtggtaggcgacgttctcGTCGACAGCAAGGCCAAAACCCAaattttttcgcgaactaacaCTACTAGAGAAAGGACCATCAGTACCGGTTGAAAATGAACTTAGGTACCagttttgcaaccggtactaccaaaccgagaccaatgtGACTGCCTAGAACACCGGGTAAAACACCCGGTACCTAAAATACCCTTTGCTACCGGTTGGTTAGcaaccaaccggtaccaatagcCCCCACGCCCATTCCACTCACATTGCTCGCACCCCTCCCGTTACGCTCCCCGTTACGCTCGCAGGAGGGGATGAGCAGGCAGgcccgcgcgccggcgacggccatgGACACGGCGCGCTCTGCTCTGCTAGACTGCTACGACCCTGAAGGCTGTGTGGCTGCGGGCTCGCTGGAAATGCTGGCGGAGCTGCAGCTCCTGCGCGCCCCGCAGCGGCGGCCTGCGCTCCCTAGCGCTCCAAATGAAAGGATAAGGTAGAGAGATGAGAGGAAGAAAATGAGAGCGGTAGAGTAGAGAGAGGACGTCCAGAAACTTAGAAATATCTGAACAAAGAGGCCGCACACCactggtaccgggtggtggtttcCACCGGTACTAAAACTCGACTTTTAGTACCGGTGTGTGCTATCACCTGGTACTAAAAGGTATCTCTTTCATTAGTTTCAGGTTCTGGCACAAGCCGATGCCAATTCTTAATCATTGGTACCGGGTTGTTCCATGATCCGGTGCCAAAGGCTCTCCTGGATACTGGTCCAGATCAAAAGTACCAGCTGGCCGttgcacccggtactaatgctcATATTAGTATCGGGTGAAACAACAAGTGGTATTTTTGGTCTGGACCGATGgctcgttttctagtagtgtaaacACACCCTCATTCATTCCCTAGCTCGATCCAATAGACAGAGCATGCATGCAGTTGGATATATGTAGGGAGTTAGTTGCGGCATCACATGCTTGCCTTAGCTTGCACATGGACACATATACATCGCGAGTCAATAGAAGCAAGCCTTGTTGAGAGTTGGTTcacccacccccccccccccccccccccgcggttCACAGTATCAAGAGGGAGGGAGGTACGCATCAGGTTGGCCGGGACGTGCATTGGATGTGTGCTAGCTTGTTAAACAAACAAAAACGGAAGCAGCTTGATTTGACATGGAGAGAAATTTTAAAGCATCTGCGGAAGCATTGCGTGTGCTAGTTTGTTAAACAGACAATTGGAAGCAGTAGCTAGATTTGGCAtagtggagagagaaaaaataaaggCTCTGTGCATTGTATGTGCTAGCTTGTTAAACAGATAAAAACGGAAGCAGCTTGATTTGGCATGGAGAGAAAATTTAAAGGATCCGAGGAAGCATTGCATGTGCTTGCTTGTTAAACAGACAAATGGAAGCAGCTACCTAGTTAGATTTGGCATAATGGAGGGAAAAAACTAGGTCTATATATATTGGCCGCATGATGTACTGTAGTGCTATAAGAAGCATGCATGTACGACGTGGAGTAGGcaggcatcatcatcatcaataaaaaaaggagagaattGGGGTTGTGTAATAAAGCTAGCTAGTTTGACTTGCTTGACTGTACCAGTAATCAAGAGTTTCTATTTGCATGCATGTAAACTACTGCTGCTTGTGTGGTGCTGCTGCAGTACGTGCACGTGCATAAGTTAGCTAATTtgtgagatgaatctattaaagcTAGTTAATCCATGATCATGggcaatcatgaattaattggGCTTAATGGATTAGTCTCGCAAATTAGCCTTtatttatgcaattaattttatatagtctatatttaatacttctaattagtattTAAACATCCGATGTGATATGATTAAATTAAGTTTAGCCCATGGAAATCAAACACCCTTGATTGTTGTAGAATGAAGGAAAAATAGAGAGATAAACAATTCAAAGTTTACAGGCTCCTAGAGGAAGGTGATCAAACAAGAAGCAATGGAGAGATGTGAGTGTTGTGCACGGCCAGAGCTAGTCATGAAATTAGTTGCTGACTTTGAGACCGTGATTACTTGATTAGACAGGGAACAACACAGAGGCTCGGTATTTGGGGCTGCTACGACCGGTGGTGCAGCCGGCAGCACCGGGCGTTGCTCCGCCCCTGCTGGTTCCCTCTGCATattatcttcttttttttatgcTAGCTTGTATAAGtacgtactccctccatacttaAAATAATTAACGTTTAGAACAgtgacacggtctccaaaacacaactttgacttcttaattctctaaaaatatttataaaaagtgatatatatatatatatatatttttttttcataaaagtatttttcaagacaaatctattcatataatttttacattttcaagctcaacaacttgagagttattcatgatttatattttcaAGGTTTGACTCAAACTTTGTCCAAAATGTCAATTATTttgggtatggagggagtacctaCTTTTGTTGCCAAGCTAGTAAAATATCTTGTTGGCCTGCATGCTTTCATCTCCTCCACCTGTACATACTGTCCAGGATATATGTGTGTACATGCTGCAGCTAGCTGAGGTAAAACACgagatttttgaaaatttcaaatggCCTCGGATGAAAAAATAGTttatacaaaagttgtaggtcttgatcagatctacaactttatagttgaaactttttttcatttgaggtcGTTTTGGCACCGAAATACTACATGATTCaagttttgaatttcaaattttcaaatagcCTCAGATGCAGAAACAGTAtgtatcaaagttgtagatatcaACCAAATCtataactttgtagttgacaagATTTTCATTTAAGGTCATTATTGTCATCAAATGGATAGTTTAATGTATTTTGTAGTGATGTTAAAAGGAAAAATATCTTTACTATTGTCACATGTGATGGTGTAGTCGGATGATAGGAAGGGTTAACGCGAACCCAGAGGTCGGTTCGAGCCCACGGACCTCCGCGACGCGCGAAAAATCACGTGACTTGTGGCTTGCGACGGCGCACGCGTGGGTGTCTTCGGGTGaaatcaaaatattttttgtattttattttggcctaaaatattattttttttgaaaattttgaacctTCCCTACTGGCCTTTCCCAACCGGTAGGGATGGCCGCTTCTGAATGAATACTATATATATACGGTAGGTGGAGCTGGCTTACCCTCTTCAGTTCACGGATTAATCCATGCATCATTAGACGAACGGAACGGAAGCGGAGTCGGTCAGGACGTCTGCGTGTACAGCTAGCCAGAAATTAAAGAGCACCAGTCGTCTTTAGTACAAGGCAAAATTTGAGTCCAAGAGTGCTATATATGCCACGAGCTTTCTATACCTGATATTGGTGGTTCATCAACttgcaacacatcatcatgTGCGTGAGCTATAGGATAAGCTAGCCGGCCTGCCGTGCCTACGTACCTCTTGTTAAGGTCTATATATTGACGCGTTTGTGCGGCCGCGGCATCCACTGCAAGCTTCGCTCTGCAGTAGCGCTAGCACCTCTGCTGTACACGTAGGTAAACACACAGCCAGCTGCGTACGTCGAGAGCTCAGcaagagcatggccctcctcggGGTTGccgccgtgctcctcctcctcgtcgccggcacCGACGGCGCCGTCAAGGAGGAGCAGCACGGCTTCGCCATCTGGACTGCCACGGCCGGGGGGACGGACGGCGAAGGCGCGTGCGGCTACGGTGGCCACCCGGCGGAGACCATCCCCTTCAACGGCCTGGTCGCGGGGCTGGGCGCCGACCACGGTGACTGCGGCGTCTGCTACAGGGTGAGCACTGCACTGCAcgttccttccttccttccttcctcgaTCTGTCCATATCATCGCATTGCCGCGCGCGGTTCGATTCCATCAGATCTAAACACACATACTACAGTACAGTAGGTTGCATTGATTCGGTTCTCGTACCGCACGCCGGCCTGCAGGTCATCTGCCACCACAACGACGCGTGCGACGACGACGGGTTTCGCGTCACCGTCACGGACATgtgccgcggcgcggcgtgcgctCATGCTCGGGGCAACCTCTTCGAGTTGACGAATGATGACTTCGTCCGGATGGCGAAACCTGGCCGCGGGGACGAGCTGCGTGCCGCCGGGCTGGTGTCTGTACGCTACCAGTGGTGAGTACGTGTGCAAGCAAGCTGCTGCTAGTATAGTTGCGTGCGTGCTTGCTTCGGTTTCTGCTTCAGTTGCTTCGTTCCTTGGTACTAGTGTACGTAATCACGACAGCTAACTGCGAGCATGCTAATACTATACACATCCAGGGAGGACTGCGCCTACTCGCCGTTGCCCCCGTCCGGCCTCAACTTCCCGGCCTTCCGCGTCGTCCCGGGCTCTACCGACAAGGACTTCGCCGTCACCGTCGTGTGCATCGAAGGCATGGCGGCCGGCAAGGAAGTCATGGTGCAGATAAAGAACAAAGGAGAGGCGGACTGGCACTTGATGACTTGGACCGGGGGAGCCACCTGGAAGTACACCTCGCGCAACACGAGCCTGACCCCTCTGCCCGTCACCGCCCCCATTTCGATGAAGGTCACGGAGCCCTTGCTCGGCTCTTaccgcccgccgccggtcaAGGAGGTCACAGCGGACGAGGTCATCCCGGCTGGCTGGCAGGCGGGAAAGACCTACTATCCGCGAGCGAGCTAGATGATGATATCCCAGTCATGCCAGCCAGATCATATCGATATGTATGTGTGTGATATGTAGTGCGTGTACGATGATGAGACGCATGCGTGCATGTACCGATGTAATCGTGGATCCTGCCAGTAGGcaatatcatcatcatcaataaAAATAAGCTACTTTGTCTTGCTTGACTGTACTACCAAGC carries:
- the LOC120713493 gene encoding protein transport protein sec31-like yields the protein MAVAGARACLLIPSCERNGERNGRGASNVPVFLLGLPAPLFPADSATPPAAALDRPQANSDFAFASRWHLRVAPEPPHRPPSSRWCSQAVPRTLAASRAAVPPPPQRRGGEPAAVPQTTNSRALENPEHRNLLFPHSFARSLLRKPQNAAAPSVVAGELRSAAADPLPPSPGSNPRHHELRLAPLKLLGPASPPNRHQSAAAIYLNAGKQAAAANPPFQTRSAPTDPAISTTRVPVFLLGLPAPLFPADSATPPAAALDRPQANSDFAFASRWHLRVAPEPPHRPPSSRWCSQAVPRTLAASRAAVPPPPQRRGGEPAAWRSGKSSSYLPYTPMDTNREWHEEWFYTRNPCKREEAFPAFNEKLP
- the LOC120713494 gene encoding putative expansin-B14; its protein translation is MALLGVAAVLLLLVAGTDGAVKEEQHGFAIWTATAGGTDGEGACGYGGHPAETIPFNGLVAGLGADHGDCGVCYRVICHHNDACDDDGFRVTVTDMCRGAACAHARGNLFELTNDDFVRMAKPGRGDELRAAGLVSVRYQWEDCAYSPLPPSGLNFPAFRVVPGSTDKDFAVTVVCIEGMAAGKEVMVQIKNKGEADWHLMTWTGGATWKYTSRNTSLTPLPVTAPISMKVTEPLLGSYRPPPVKEVTADEVIPAGWQAGKTYYPRAS